One Carassius auratus strain Wakin chromosome 16, ASM336829v1, whole genome shotgun sequence genomic window carries:
- the LOC113115678 gene encoding DNA-binding protein SATB1-like isoform X2: MEHLSETCQGMENCEMVNNLNDTKAPPAKMARLEQNGSPLGRSRLGSTGAKLSGVHFKPPGHHLKACHKRGNMLPVFCVVEHYESPIEFDSKEEHAEFVLVRKDMLFNQLIEMALLSLGYSHSSAAQAKGLIQVGKWNPVPLSYVTDAPDATVADMLQDVYHVVTLKIQLHSCPKLEDLPPEQWTHSTSMISSIVNSTYYANVSAAKCQEFGRWYKHFKKTKDMIVVRQPSQLEGYLGTCVLHDSPRATTLAEMDSLSDLSPPGTNHLSFSQQPIPGSTAEQSPSPVPLSHSSQAPSRAQLPSLHPGLVSTPISPQLVNQQIVMAQILNQQYAVNRLLAQQSLSQQYLNHPPVSRALNKPLDAQVSTNAEVSSEIYQWVRDELKRAGISQAVFARVAFNRTQGLLSEILRKEEDPKTASQSLLVNLRAMQNFLQLPEAERDRIYQDERERSLTAASAMGPAPLISTPPTRPVQPRREECNNVRPEDWNPRIPVGISPVKPSPLSSEWNGKSENCVLNINSSIYDEIQQEMKRAKVSQAMFAKVAASKSQGWLCELLRWKEDPSPENRTLWENLSMIRRFLSLSQVERDAIYEQESNGGQQHHADRPPHLLHMPTDPLQTHQQPSSQLQAPLPLLHPSQPPLSQQPLQHQQHQTGPRLPPRQPSTASPAETEDESRCKSRQGNRISMEALGILQSFIQDVGLYPDEEAIHTLSAQLDLPKHTIIKFFQNQRFYINHAGKLKEPPLGFPSNHNKDEGMTDFKEGELLTELDESVQTNSTMFSIKMEEHLAPETHAMGQAQTEQEAKE; this comes from the exons GTAACATGCTGCCAGTGTTTTGTGTGGTGGAGCACTACGAGAGCCCCATCGAGTTTGACAGCAAAGAGGAACATGCTGAGTTCGTTCTGGTCAGGAAGGACATGCTCTTCAACCAGCTAATCGAGATGGCCCTGCTCTCCCTGGGCTACTCACACAGTTCGGCTGCACAGGCTAAAG GTCTGATTCAGGTGGGCAAGTGGAACCCCGTGCCTCTTTCCTACGTGACGGATGCACCCGACGCCACAGTAGCGGACATGTTACAGGATGTGTACCATGTGGTCACGCTGAAAATCCAGCTACACAG TTGTCCTAAACTGGAAGACCTTCCTCCAGAGCAGTGGACCCACTCTACA AGTATGATTTCTTCGATTGTTAACAGCACTTACTATGCAAATGTGTCTGCGGCGAAGTGTCAAGAATTCGGACGCTGGTATAAACATTTCAAGAAGACAAAAGACATGATAG TCGTGCGCCAGCCCTCCCAGCTGGAGGGCTACCTGGGGACGTGTGTCCTCCATGACAGTCCACGTGCCACCACGTTAG CTGAGATGGACAGTCTGTCTGATCTTTCTCCACCCGGAACCAACCACCTCAGCTTCAGCCAGCAGCCCATCCCGGGCAGCACGGCCGAGCAGTCCCCGTCCCCGGTGCCCCTGTCCCACAGCAGTCAGGCCCCCAGCCGTGCCCAGCTCCCCAGCCTGCACCCCGGCCTGGTGTCCACTCCCATCAGCCCTCAGCTGGTGAATCAGCAGATCGTCATGGCTCAGATCCTCAACCAGCAGTACGCTGTCAACCGTCTCCTGGCCCAGCAGTCCCTGAGCCAGCAGTACCTCAACCACCCGCCCGTCAGCCGCGCGCTCAACAAACCACTGGACGCACAGGTGTCCACCAACGCCGAAGTCTCATCAGAGATCTACCAGTGGGTCAGAGACGAGCTGAAGAGGGCGGGAATCTCCCAGGCCGTGTTCGCCCGTGTGGCCTTCAACAGGACTCAG GGACTTCTGTCTGAGATCCTCAGAAAAGAGGAAGACCCCAAGACAGCGTCTCAGTCGCTCCTGGTCAACCTGCGAGCCATGCAGAATTTCCTGCAGTTACCGGAAGCGGAGCGCGATCGCATCTACCAGGATGAGAGGGAGCGCAGCTTGACCGCGGCCTCTGCTATGGGCCCCGCGCCCCTCATCAGCACCCCTCCCACACGCCCCGTGCAG ccCAGAAGAGAGGAGTGTAACAATGTGAGACCAGAAGACTGGAATCCCAGAATTCCAGTGGGCATCTCTCCT GTGAAGCCCAGCCCTCTGTCCTCAGAGTGGAACGGGAAATCGGAGAACTGTGTGTTAAACATCAACTCCTCCATCTACGACGAGATCCAGCAGGAGATGAAGAGGGCCAAAGTGTCCCAGGCCATGTTCGCCAAGGTCGCCGCCTCAAAGAGCCAG GGCTGGCTCTGTGAACTGCTGCGTTGGAAAGAGGATCCATCTCCGGAGAACCGCACGCTCTGGGAGAACCTGTCCATGATCCGCCGGTTCCTCAGTTTGTCTCAAGTGGAGCGTGATGCTATATACGAGCAGGAGAGCAATGGAGGACAGCAGCACCATGCGGACAGACCTCCTCACCTGCTGCACATGCCCACAGACCCATTACAG ACTCATCAACAACCTTCCTCTCAGCTCCAAGCACCACTGCCCCTGCTGCACCCCTCACAGCCTCCTCTATCCCAGCAGCCCCTGCAGCATCAGCAGCATCAGACGGGACCGCGGCTGCCCCCACGGCAGCCCTCCACGGCTTCACCCGCCGAGACCGAGGACGAGAGCCGCTGCAAGAGCCGCCAAGGCAACCGCATCTCCATGGAGGCGCTGGGCATCCTCCAGAGCTTCATTCAGGACGTGGGCCTGTATCCGGACGAGGAGGCCATCCACACGCTCTCGGCACAGCTGGACCTGCCCAAACACACCATCATCAAGTTCTTCCAGAACCAGCGCTTCTACATCAACCACGCCGGCAAGCTGAAGGAGCCGCCCCTGGGCTTCCCCTCCAACCACAACAAGGACGAGGGCATGACGGACTTCAAGGAGGGCGAGCTGCTGACCGAGCTGGACGAGAGCGTGCAGACCAACAGCACCATGTTCTCCATTAAAATGGAAGAGCACCTGGCGCCCGAAACACACGCCATGGGACAGGCCCAAACTGAGCAAGAGGCGAAAGAGTAA
- the LOC113115678 gene encoding DNA-binding protein SATB1-like isoform X4: MEHLSETCQGMENCEMVNNLNDTKAPPAKMARLEQNGSPLGRSRLGSTGAKLSGVHFKPPGHHLKACHKRGNMLPVFCVVEHYESPIEFDSKEEHAEFVLVRKDMLFNQLIEMALLSLGYSHSSAAQAKGLIQVGKWNPVPLSYVTDAPDATVADMLQDVYHVVTLKIQLHSCPKLEDLPPEQWTHSTSMISSIVNSTYYANVSAAKCQEFGRWYKHFKKTKDMIAEMDSLSDLSPPGTNHLSFSQQPIPGSTAEQSPSPVPLSHSSQAPSRAQLPSLHPGLVSTPISPQLVNQQIVMAQILNQQYAVNRLLAQQSLSQQYLNHPPVSRALNKPLDAQVSTNAEVSSEIYQWVRDELKRAGISQAVFARVAFNRTQGLLSEILRKEEDPKTASQSLLVNLRAMQNFLQLPEAERDRIYQDERERSLTAASAMGPAPLISTPPTRPVQPRREECNNVRPEDWNPRIPVGISPVKPSPLSSEWNGKSENCVLNINSSIYDEIQQEMKRAKVSQAMFAKVAASKSQGWLCELLRWKEDPSPENRTLWENLSMIRRFLSLSQVERDAIYEQESNGGQQHHADRPPHLLHMPTDPLQTHQQPSSQLQAPLPLLHPSQPPLSQQPLQHQQHQTGPRLPPRQPSTASPAETEDESRCKSRQGNRISMEALGILQSFIQDVGLYPDEEAIHTLSAQLDLPKHTIIKFFQNQRFYINHAGKLKEPPLGFPSNHNKDEGMTDFKEGELLTELDESVQTNSTMFSIKMEEHLAPETHAMGQAQTEQEAKE, encoded by the exons GTAACATGCTGCCAGTGTTTTGTGTGGTGGAGCACTACGAGAGCCCCATCGAGTTTGACAGCAAAGAGGAACATGCTGAGTTCGTTCTGGTCAGGAAGGACATGCTCTTCAACCAGCTAATCGAGATGGCCCTGCTCTCCCTGGGCTACTCACACAGTTCGGCTGCACAGGCTAAAG GTCTGATTCAGGTGGGCAAGTGGAACCCCGTGCCTCTTTCCTACGTGACGGATGCACCCGACGCCACAGTAGCGGACATGTTACAGGATGTGTACCATGTGGTCACGCTGAAAATCCAGCTACACAG TTGTCCTAAACTGGAAGACCTTCCTCCAGAGCAGTGGACCCACTCTACA AGTATGATTTCTTCGATTGTTAACAGCACTTACTATGCAAATGTGTCTGCGGCGAAGTGTCAAGAATTCGGACGCTGGTATAAACATTTCAAGAAGACAAAAGACATGATAG CTGAGATGGACAGTCTGTCTGATCTTTCTCCACCCGGAACCAACCACCTCAGCTTCAGCCAGCAGCCCATCCCGGGCAGCACGGCCGAGCAGTCCCCGTCCCCGGTGCCCCTGTCCCACAGCAGTCAGGCCCCCAGCCGTGCCCAGCTCCCCAGCCTGCACCCCGGCCTGGTGTCCACTCCCATCAGCCCTCAGCTGGTGAATCAGCAGATCGTCATGGCTCAGATCCTCAACCAGCAGTACGCTGTCAACCGTCTCCTGGCCCAGCAGTCCCTGAGCCAGCAGTACCTCAACCACCCGCCCGTCAGCCGCGCGCTCAACAAACCACTGGACGCACAGGTGTCCACCAACGCCGAAGTCTCATCAGAGATCTACCAGTGGGTCAGAGACGAGCTGAAGAGGGCGGGAATCTCCCAGGCCGTGTTCGCCCGTGTGGCCTTCAACAGGACTCAG GGACTTCTGTCTGAGATCCTCAGAAAAGAGGAAGACCCCAAGACAGCGTCTCAGTCGCTCCTGGTCAACCTGCGAGCCATGCAGAATTTCCTGCAGTTACCGGAAGCGGAGCGCGATCGCATCTACCAGGATGAGAGGGAGCGCAGCTTGACCGCGGCCTCTGCTATGGGCCCCGCGCCCCTCATCAGCACCCCTCCCACACGCCCCGTGCAG ccCAGAAGAGAGGAGTGTAACAATGTGAGACCAGAAGACTGGAATCCCAGAATTCCAGTGGGCATCTCTCCT GTGAAGCCCAGCCCTCTGTCCTCAGAGTGGAACGGGAAATCGGAGAACTGTGTGTTAAACATCAACTCCTCCATCTACGACGAGATCCAGCAGGAGATGAAGAGGGCCAAAGTGTCCCAGGCCATGTTCGCCAAGGTCGCCGCCTCAAAGAGCCAG GGCTGGCTCTGTGAACTGCTGCGTTGGAAAGAGGATCCATCTCCGGAGAACCGCACGCTCTGGGAGAACCTGTCCATGATCCGCCGGTTCCTCAGTTTGTCTCAAGTGGAGCGTGATGCTATATACGAGCAGGAGAGCAATGGAGGACAGCAGCACCATGCGGACAGACCTCCTCACCTGCTGCACATGCCCACAGACCCATTACAG ACTCATCAACAACCTTCCTCTCAGCTCCAAGCACCACTGCCCCTGCTGCACCCCTCACAGCCTCCTCTATCCCAGCAGCCCCTGCAGCATCAGCAGCATCAGACGGGACCGCGGCTGCCCCCACGGCAGCCCTCCACGGCTTCACCCGCCGAGACCGAGGACGAGAGCCGCTGCAAGAGCCGCCAAGGCAACCGCATCTCCATGGAGGCGCTGGGCATCCTCCAGAGCTTCATTCAGGACGTGGGCCTGTATCCGGACGAGGAGGCCATCCACACGCTCTCGGCACAGCTGGACCTGCCCAAACACACCATCATCAAGTTCTTCCAGAACCAGCGCTTCTACATCAACCACGCCGGCAAGCTGAAGGAGCCGCCCCTGGGCTTCCCCTCCAACCACAACAAGGACGAGGGCATGACGGACTTCAAGGAGGGCGAGCTGCTGACCGAGCTGGACGAGAGCGTGCAGACCAACAGCACCATGTTCTCCATTAAAATGGAAGAGCACCTGGCGCCCGAAACACACGCCATGGGACAGGCCCAAACTGAGCAAGAGGCGAAAGAGTAA
- the LOC113115678 gene encoding DNA-binding protein SATB1-like isoform X1 — MEHLSETCQGMENCEMVNNLNDTKAPPAKMARLEQNGSPLGRSRLGSTGAKLSGVHFKPPGHHLKACHKRGNMLPVFCVVEHYESPIEFDSKEEHAEFVLVRKDMLFNQLIEMALLSLGYSHSSAAQAKGLIQVGKWNPVPLSYVTDAPDATVADMLQDVYHVVTLKIQLHSCPKLEDLPPEQWTHSTVRNALKELLKDMNQSSLAKECPLSQSMISSIVNSTYYANVSAAKCQEFGRWYKHFKKTKDMIVVRQPSQLEGYLGTCVLHDSPRATTLAEMDSLSDLSPPGTNHLSFSQQPIPGSTAEQSPSPVPLSHSSQAPSRAQLPSLHPGLVSTPISPQLVNQQIVMAQILNQQYAVNRLLAQQSLSQQYLNHPPVSRALNKPLDAQVSTNAEVSSEIYQWVRDELKRAGISQAVFARVAFNRTQGLLSEILRKEEDPKTASQSLLVNLRAMQNFLQLPEAERDRIYQDERERSLTAASAMGPAPLISTPPTRPVQPRREECNNVRPEDWNPRIPVGISPVKPSPLSSEWNGKSENCVLNINSSIYDEIQQEMKRAKVSQAMFAKVAASKSQGWLCELLRWKEDPSPENRTLWENLSMIRRFLSLSQVERDAIYEQESNGGQQHHADRPPHLLHMPTDPLQTHQQPSSQLQAPLPLLHPSQPPLSQQPLQHQQHQTGPRLPPRQPSTASPAETEDESRCKSRQGNRISMEALGILQSFIQDVGLYPDEEAIHTLSAQLDLPKHTIIKFFQNQRFYINHAGKLKEPPLGFPSNHNKDEGMTDFKEGELLTELDESVQTNSTMFSIKMEEHLAPETHAMGQAQTEQEAKE; from the exons GTAACATGCTGCCAGTGTTTTGTGTGGTGGAGCACTACGAGAGCCCCATCGAGTTTGACAGCAAAGAGGAACATGCTGAGTTCGTTCTGGTCAGGAAGGACATGCTCTTCAACCAGCTAATCGAGATGGCCCTGCTCTCCCTGGGCTACTCACACAGTTCGGCTGCACAGGCTAAAG GTCTGATTCAGGTGGGCAAGTGGAACCCCGTGCCTCTTTCCTACGTGACGGATGCACCCGACGCCACAGTAGCGGACATGTTACAGGATGTGTACCATGTGGTCACGCTGAAAATCCAGCTACACAG TTGTCCTAAACTGGAAGACCTTCCTCCAGAGCAGTGGACCCACTCTACAGTAAGAAATGCGCTCAAGGAGTTACTCAAAGACATGAACCAGAGCTCTCTGGCAAAAGAATGTCCCTTATCACAG AGTATGATTTCTTCGATTGTTAACAGCACTTACTATGCAAATGTGTCTGCGGCGAAGTGTCAAGAATTCGGACGCTGGTATAAACATTTCAAGAAGACAAAAGACATGATAG TCGTGCGCCAGCCCTCCCAGCTGGAGGGCTACCTGGGGACGTGTGTCCTCCATGACAGTCCACGTGCCACCACGTTAG CTGAGATGGACAGTCTGTCTGATCTTTCTCCACCCGGAACCAACCACCTCAGCTTCAGCCAGCAGCCCATCCCGGGCAGCACGGCCGAGCAGTCCCCGTCCCCGGTGCCCCTGTCCCACAGCAGTCAGGCCCCCAGCCGTGCCCAGCTCCCCAGCCTGCACCCCGGCCTGGTGTCCACTCCCATCAGCCCTCAGCTGGTGAATCAGCAGATCGTCATGGCTCAGATCCTCAACCAGCAGTACGCTGTCAACCGTCTCCTGGCCCAGCAGTCCCTGAGCCAGCAGTACCTCAACCACCCGCCCGTCAGCCGCGCGCTCAACAAACCACTGGACGCACAGGTGTCCACCAACGCCGAAGTCTCATCAGAGATCTACCAGTGGGTCAGAGACGAGCTGAAGAGGGCGGGAATCTCCCAGGCCGTGTTCGCCCGTGTGGCCTTCAACAGGACTCAG GGACTTCTGTCTGAGATCCTCAGAAAAGAGGAAGACCCCAAGACAGCGTCTCAGTCGCTCCTGGTCAACCTGCGAGCCATGCAGAATTTCCTGCAGTTACCGGAAGCGGAGCGCGATCGCATCTACCAGGATGAGAGGGAGCGCAGCTTGACCGCGGCCTCTGCTATGGGCCCCGCGCCCCTCATCAGCACCCCTCCCACACGCCCCGTGCAG ccCAGAAGAGAGGAGTGTAACAATGTGAGACCAGAAGACTGGAATCCCAGAATTCCAGTGGGCATCTCTCCT GTGAAGCCCAGCCCTCTGTCCTCAGAGTGGAACGGGAAATCGGAGAACTGTGTGTTAAACATCAACTCCTCCATCTACGACGAGATCCAGCAGGAGATGAAGAGGGCCAAAGTGTCCCAGGCCATGTTCGCCAAGGTCGCCGCCTCAAAGAGCCAG GGCTGGCTCTGTGAACTGCTGCGTTGGAAAGAGGATCCATCTCCGGAGAACCGCACGCTCTGGGAGAACCTGTCCATGATCCGCCGGTTCCTCAGTTTGTCTCAAGTGGAGCGTGATGCTATATACGAGCAGGAGAGCAATGGAGGACAGCAGCACCATGCGGACAGACCTCCTCACCTGCTGCACATGCCCACAGACCCATTACAG ACTCATCAACAACCTTCCTCTCAGCTCCAAGCACCACTGCCCCTGCTGCACCCCTCACAGCCTCCTCTATCCCAGCAGCCCCTGCAGCATCAGCAGCATCAGACGGGACCGCGGCTGCCCCCACGGCAGCCCTCCACGGCTTCACCCGCCGAGACCGAGGACGAGAGCCGCTGCAAGAGCCGCCAAGGCAACCGCATCTCCATGGAGGCGCTGGGCATCCTCCAGAGCTTCATTCAGGACGTGGGCCTGTATCCGGACGAGGAGGCCATCCACACGCTCTCGGCACAGCTGGACCTGCCCAAACACACCATCATCAAGTTCTTCCAGAACCAGCGCTTCTACATCAACCACGCCGGCAAGCTGAAGGAGCCGCCCCTGGGCTTCCCCTCCAACCACAACAAGGACGAGGGCATGACGGACTTCAAGGAGGGCGAGCTGCTGACCGAGCTGGACGAGAGCGTGCAGACCAACAGCACCATGTTCTCCATTAAAATGGAAGAGCACCTGGCGCCCGAAACACACGCCATGGGACAGGCCCAAACTGAGCAAGAGGCGAAAGAGTAA
- the LOC113115678 gene encoding DNA-binding protein SATB1-like isoform X3: MEHLSETCQGMENCEMVNNLNDTKAPPAKMARLEQNGSPLGRSRLGSTGAKLSGVHFKPPGHHLKACHKRGNMLPVFCVVEHYESPIEFDSKEEHAEFVLVRKDMLFNQLIEMALLSLGYSHSSAAQAKGLIQVGKWNPVPLSYVTDAPDATVADMLQDVYHVVTLKIQLHSCPKLEDLPPEQWTHSTVRNALKELLKDMNQSSLAKECPLSQSMISSIVNSTYYANVSAAKCQEFGRWYKHFKKTKDMIAEMDSLSDLSPPGTNHLSFSQQPIPGSTAEQSPSPVPLSHSSQAPSRAQLPSLHPGLVSTPISPQLVNQQIVMAQILNQQYAVNRLLAQQSLSQQYLNHPPVSRALNKPLDAQVSTNAEVSSEIYQWVRDELKRAGISQAVFARVAFNRTQGLLSEILRKEEDPKTASQSLLVNLRAMQNFLQLPEAERDRIYQDERERSLTAASAMGPAPLISTPPTRPVQPRREECNNVRPEDWNPRIPVGISPVKPSPLSSEWNGKSENCVLNINSSIYDEIQQEMKRAKVSQAMFAKVAASKSQGWLCELLRWKEDPSPENRTLWENLSMIRRFLSLSQVERDAIYEQESNGGQQHHADRPPHLLHMPTDPLQTHQQPSSQLQAPLPLLHPSQPPLSQQPLQHQQHQTGPRLPPRQPSTASPAETEDESRCKSRQGNRISMEALGILQSFIQDVGLYPDEEAIHTLSAQLDLPKHTIIKFFQNQRFYINHAGKLKEPPLGFPSNHNKDEGMTDFKEGELLTELDESVQTNSTMFSIKMEEHLAPETHAMGQAQTEQEAKE; this comes from the exons GTAACATGCTGCCAGTGTTTTGTGTGGTGGAGCACTACGAGAGCCCCATCGAGTTTGACAGCAAAGAGGAACATGCTGAGTTCGTTCTGGTCAGGAAGGACATGCTCTTCAACCAGCTAATCGAGATGGCCCTGCTCTCCCTGGGCTACTCACACAGTTCGGCTGCACAGGCTAAAG GTCTGATTCAGGTGGGCAAGTGGAACCCCGTGCCTCTTTCCTACGTGACGGATGCACCCGACGCCACAGTAGCGGACATGTTACAGGATGTGTACCATGTGGTCACGCTGAAAATCCAGCTACACAG TTGTCCTAAACTGGAAGACCTTCCTCCAGAGCAGTGGACCCACTCTACAGTAAGAAATGCGCTCAAGGAGTTACTCAAAGACATGAACCAGAGCTCTCTGGCAAAAGAATGTCCCTTATCACAG AGTATGATTTCTTCGATTGTTAACAGCACTTACTATGCAAATGTGTCTGCGGCGAAGTGTCAAGAATTCGGACGCTGGTATAAACATTTCAAGAAGACAAAAGACATGATAG CTGAGATGGACAGTCTGTCTGATCTTTCTCCACCCGGAACCAACCACCTCAGCTTCAGCCAGCAGCCCATCCCGGGCAGCACGGCCGAGCAGTCCCCGTCCCCGGTGCCCCTGTCCCACAGCAGTCAGGCCCCCAGCCGTGCCCAGCTCCCCAGCCTGCACCCCGGCCTGGTGTCCACTCCCATCAGCCCTCAGCTGGTGAATCAGCAGATCGTCATGGCTCAGATCCTCAACCAGCAGTACGCTGTCAACCGTCTCCTGGCCCAGCAGTCCCTGAGCCAGCAGTACCTCAACCACCCGCCCGTCAGCCGCGCGCTCAACAAACCACTGGACGCACAGGTGTCCACCAACGCCGAAGTCTCATCAGAGATCTACCAGTGGGTCAGAGACGAGCTGAAGAGGGCGGGAATCTCCCAGGCCGTGTTCGCCCGTGTGGCCTTCAACAGGACTCAG GGACTTCTGTCTGAGATCCTCAGAAAAGAGGAAGACCCCAAGACAGCGTCTCAGTCGCTCCTGGTCAACCTGCGAGCCATGCAGAATTTCCTGCAGTTACCGGAAGCGGAGCGCGATCGCATCTACCAGGATGAGAGGGAGCGCAGCTTGACCGCGGCCTCTGCTATGGGCCCCGCGCCCCTCATCAGCACCCCTCCCACACGCCCCGTGCAG ccCAGAAGAGAGGAGTGTAACAATGTGAGACCAGAAGACTGGAATCCCAGAATTCCAGTGGGCATCTCTCCT GTGAAGCCCAGCCCTCTGTCCTCAGAGTGGAACGGGAAATCGGAGAACTGTGTGTTAAACATCAACTCCTCCATCTACGACGAGATCCAGCAGGAGATGAAGAGGGCCAAAGTGTCCCAGGCCATGTTCGCCAAGGTCGCCGCCTCAAAGAGCCAG GGCTGGCTCTGTGAACTGCTGCGTTGGAAAGAGGATCCATCTCCGGAGAACCGCACGCTCTGGGAGAACCTGTCCATGATCCGCCGGTTCCTCAGTTTGTCTCAAGTGGAGCGTGATGCTATATACGAGCAGGAGAGCAATGGAGGACAGCAGCACCATGCGGACAGACCTCCTCACCTGCTGCACATGCCCACAGACCCATTACAG ACTCATCAACAACCTTCCTCTCAGCTCCAAGCACCACTGCCCCTGCTGCACCCCTCACAGCCTCCTCTATCCCAGCAGCCCCTGCAGCATCAGCAGCATCAGACGGGACCGCGGCTGCCCCCACGGCAGCCCTCCACGGCTTCACCCGCCGAGACCGAGGACGAGAGCCGCTGCAAGAGCCGCCAAGGCAACCGCATCTCCATGGAGGCGCTGGGCATCCTCCAGAGCTTCATTCAGGACGTGGGCCTGTATCCGGACGAGGAGGCCATCCACACGCTCTCGGCACAGCTGGACCTGCCCAAACACACCATCATCAAGTTCTTCCAGAACCAGCGCTTCTACATCAACCACGCCGGCAAGCTGAAGGAGCCGCCCCTGGGCTTCCCCTCCAACCACAACAAGGACGAGGGCATGACGGACTTCAAGGAGGGCGAGCTGCTGACCGAGCTGGACGAGAGCGTGCAGACCAACAGCACCATGTTCTCCATTAAAATGGAAGAGCACCTGGCGCCCGAAACACACGCCATGGGACAGGCCCAAACTGAGCAAGAGGCGAAAGAGTAA